The following coding sequences lie in one Pontibacter sp. G13 genomic window:
- a CDS encoding PspA/IM30 family protein, translated as MWKRFVRAMRSLFGGLVSSIEDPKLILEQNIRELNDQIPKMNENIATVKASVTLLEKELDKYKREYKDLVSKMKAAIQAGRDDIAQNFALRLESTKAHMIQTKDQYETAKKAYEKALEVKKVFMKQRERKIAEAKEALRAHDRAKWQSKIADTMESFEVAGIDATHDEMITRINEETARNEARMEMALDSVDTDTYKIEEEAENIRAADLVKQFKMEMGLDSDDPLADLDLDTPKKETE; from the coding sequence ATGTGGAAGCGATTTGTCCGCGCCATGCGATCCCTGTTCGGCGGATTGGTCTCGTCAATTGAAGACCCAAAATTGATTTTGGAACAAAACATCCGGGAACTGAATGACCAGATTCCCAAGATGAACGAGAACATTGCGACCGTCAAAGCCAGCGTCACCCTGCTGGAAAAGGAGCTCGATAAATATAAGCGCGAATACAAGGATTTGGTATCCAAGATGAAAGCGGCGATTCAGGCAGGTCGTGATGACATTGCCCAGAATTTTGCTTTGCGTCTGGAATCTACCAAGGCTCATATGATCCAAACCAAGGATCAATATGAGACTGCCAAAAAGGCGTACGAAAAAGCGCTTGAGGTGAAGAAAGTCTTCATGAAGCAACGCGAACGCAAGATCGCCGAAGCTAAAGAAGCATTGCGTGCCCATGACCGTGCTAAGTGGCAATCCAAAATTGCTGACACGATGGAATCATTCGAAGTGGCTGGTATTGATGCTACCCATGACGAAATGATCACTCGAATCAACGAGGAAACTGCCCGTAACGAAGCGCGCATGGAAATGGCGCTTGATTCTGTCGATACCGATACCTACAAGATTGAGGAGGAAGCAGAAAACATTCGTGCAGCTGACTTGGTGAAGCAGTTCAAAATGGAAATGGGATTGGATTCCGATGATCCTCTTGCGGATCTCGACCTCGACACCCCGAAAAAGGAAACTGAGTAA
- the fbp gene encoding class 1 fructose-bisphosphatase, translating into MERKVKTLEQFIIQKEQNFPYATGQFSKIIRDIVLPSRIINREVNKAGLVDILGLTGDTNIQGEQVQKLDLFANEAMIDSLFKGRMVCAIGSEENDDFIIKEGSTGKYIVLMDPLDGSSNIDVNVSIGTIFSVYRRKNMDGPLKKEDLLQKGVDQVAAGYILYGSSTMLVYTTGHGVNGFTLDPSIGEFLLSHPNMKFPDKCDTYSVNEGHYRNFFEGTKEYLRHIKRDSPKPYKSRYIGSLVADFHRNLLKGGIFMYPGTVEKPNGKLRLTFEANPMAFIAEQAGGYASTGLERILEIDPDTLHQRTPLFVGNKEEVLKLEGFIRKYGKTGETIIQS; encoded by the coding sequence ATGGAGAGAAAAGTCAAAACACTGGAGCAGTTCATCATCCAGAAAGAGCAGAATTTCCCCTATGCCACGGGTCAGTTTTCCAAAATCATCCGCGACATCGTCCTGCCTTCACGTATCATCAACCGCGAGGTGAACAAGGCAGGTCTGGTAGATATCCTCGGACTTACCGGAGATACCAATATCCAGGGCGAACAAGTACAGAAATTGGATCTCTTTGCCAATGAGGCCATGATCGATTCCCTCTTCAAGGGGCGGATGGTCTGCGCGATCGGCTCGGAGGAGAATGACGACTTTATCATCAAAGAAGGTTCCACCGGGAAATACATCGTCTTGATGGACCCGCTGGACGGAAGCTCCAACATCGATGTGAATGTGTCCATCGGAACTATTTTTTCTGTGTATCGCCGAAAAAATATGGATGGTCCCCTCAAAAAAGAGGATCTTTTGCAAAAGGGTGTAGATCAGGTCGCTGCGGGCTATATCCTCTACGGATCTAGCACCATGCTCGTCTACACAACCGGTCATGGCGTAAATGGATTCACCCTCGATCCATCCATTGGGGAGTTTTTGCTGTCTCATCCAAACATGAAGTTTCCAGATAAGTGCGATACGTACTCGGTGAACGAGGGGCACTACCGGAACTTTTTCGAAGGGACCAAGGAATACTTGCGCCACATCAAGCGTGATTCTCCGAAACCGTACAAGTCTCGATACATCGGGTCACTGGTTGCGGACTTTCATCGGAATTTGCTAAAAGGCGGAATTTTCATGTATCCCGGTACGGTTGAAAAACCAAACGGAAAGTTGAGGCTTACATTTGAAGCTAATCCTATGGCATTCATTGCAGAACAAGCTGGAGGATACGCTTCTACGGGGCTTGAACGCATCCTCGAAATTGATCCGGATACCCTGCACCAAAGAACGCCGCTCTTTGTAGGAAATAAGGAAGAAGTTCTTAAATTAGAAGGGTTCATCCGGAAATACGGAAAAACTGGTGAGACTATCATTCAGTCTTAG
- a CDS encoding two-component regulator propeller domain-containing protein, whose product MRLLAICLLMGFMGKVYGQERLIFQHLSHSQGLPDVSVLDVTQGPSGFLWFATKNGLARYDGATIRTYYHQPEDSLSLPESNIRSLHWDDAGRFWIGTRKGFCRYISELDRFLRIEISELPSSELFVKTMTHDRFGRLWLGTSGGLLIWNPESEKLEMPVSDSVWGELFELDIEIIFRDQAGDMWIGTSQGLFKADYHLGAWSAVKLSFPDHFEWEDDWIQSICQDRTGNVWIGTRNHGAWNLQVNGSELTKLPIQSKETSGIIGRDIRDICEGKPGEMWIGALGGLTRYRMEEGTFTHFSHQEFVGSSLANNAIKSLFADRAGTLWIGSYYGGVNALAQGFNLFRHYQPMPNLRSLSHEVVSSFVEDGNGIVWVGTEAGGLNRWDLETDEFEGFRFGANSQNRLPSNNIKSLALDPSGNIWVGTFQQGLYRFNPRSGLFQRIPMNSQNADHELPYRIYSLYVDGDTLWVGTYGQGLWMVDLQHGKEAIPLMASAESGQLISKHIRAIHRDHAGRLWFATEAGLEQLRMTESGVRFTCVLPGYELLSLYEDIAGRMWLGTFDQGVICYDAAIDSKTVYQLEEGLPSNTAFGILGDDEGGIWVSSPNGIAAKFPEDSTFTTHFSGDHEGHGMYNYHAYQRRSDGHLMFGGIHGFTVFDPAEVRAYRQGEHAQLVMTKLTVRNREIQIQDDSEFLPSPLDQMESLSFGHNQASFALEFALLDFVNPENIEYGYQLEGLDETWTTEMGKARAIFTIQNPGTYTLNIRARHAKGKKGYLVRSLQIVVLPPWWRTNWAYALYFGVMFAIAWVLYLVMQERVRLRQVIFQEQLEIQKQEELNETRQQFFTNVTHEFRTPLTLILGTLEEMMSGGPRDSRTQSNMTRIRNNARRLLNLVTELMTLARLESGHMKLELARYDVATCLSMVHHSFADRAFAQEIRFEYAGPDHPIWAWLDLDKFEKILFNLLSNAFKFTQQGGTIRLSMKAQSDHFQIAIEDSGVGISENDLPYVFDRYFSKTESDQTGTGIGLALTRQLVDMHGGVIRVESRLGVGTEFILSFPYGNKPEQAFANDSESLPFHTPAQPTLAHVLESEELAGSESRDRPKILIVEDHPEVRTMLRDMMSEQYDLEEAQDGQSGFAKAKDMEPDLILTDVMMPVMNGLELCEKLKQDLQTSHIPVLMLSAKAELPARIAGLKSGADDYLAKPFSPEELKLKVQHLIENRRKLQQQFVRVINLKPKDLVLPSADETFLEQLTETIEAHLWNPDFNVNELALNLAVSRPILFKKIKALTGQTPKKLINSYRLKRAAQLLKDSDRSVSEIAYSVGFRDPKYFSRLFKEQYEMVPQEFAKTEP is encoded by the coding sequence ATGCGCTTGCTCGCGATTTGCCTGCTCATGGGGTTCATGGGAAAGGTGTATGGTCAGGAACGACTGATCTTTCAGCACCTTTCTCATTCCCAGGGGCTTCCAGATGTTTCGGTGTTGGATGTCACGCAAGGGCCTTCGGGCTTTTTGTGGTTTGCCACCAAAAATGGCCTAGCTAGATATGATGGGGCGACAATTCGGACCTATTATCACCAACCAGAAGATAGCCTTAGTCTTCCGGAGAGCAACATTCGCTCACTTCATTGGGATGATGCTGGGAGGTTTTGGATTGGTACCCGAAAAGGATTTTGTAGGTATATCAGCGAGCTCGATCGATTTTTGCGAATTGAGATTTCGGAGCTTCCTTCATCAGAGTTATTTGTTAAAACCATGACCCATGATCGTTTCGGGCGTTTATGGTTAGGTACCTCTGGGGGACTATTGATTTGGAATCCCGAATCTGAAAAGCTTGAAATGCCCGTCTCTGATTCTGTTTGGGGGGAACTATTCGAGTTGGATATTGAGATCATATTTCGGGATCAGGCAGGGGATATGTGGATAGGCACCTCCCAAGGTCTGTTCAAAGCCGATTACCATCTGGGAGCGTGGAGTGCGGTTAAATTGAGTTTTCCTGATCACTTCGAATGGGAAGATGACTGGATACAATCTATCTGCCAAGATCGAACAGGCAATGTGTGGATAGGTACTCGTAATCATGGGGCTTGGAATCTCCAGGTCAATGGAAGTGAGCTGACCAAGCTCCCGATTCAATCCAAAGAAACTTCAGGAATAATTGGTCGCGACATCCGAGATATTTGCGAAGGAAAGCCGGGTGAAATGTGGATTGGTGCTTTGGGCGGTTTGACGCGGTATCGAATGGAAGAAGGCACCTTCACACATTTTTCCCACCAAGAATTTGTCGGTTCCAGCCTCGCCAACAATGCCATCAAATCGCTTTTTGCGGATCGAGCTGGGACGCTCTGGATTGGTTCCTACTATGGCGGCGTCAATGCACTCGCTCAGGGATTCAACCTATTTCGGCACTACCAACCCATGCCGAATCTCCGGAGCCTAAGCCATGAGGTTGTCAGCTCATTCGTTGAAGATGGAAATGGAATTGTCTGGGTAGGTACCGAGGCGGGAGGGCTGAACCGTTGGGATCTCGAAACGGATGAGTTTGAGGGTTTTCGATTCGGTGCCAATTCGCAAAATCGTTTGCCGAGTAACAATATCAAGTCATTGGCTCTCGACCCATCAGGAAATATCTGGGTAGGTACTTTCCAACAGGGACTGTACCGATTCAATCCCAGATCAGGCCTATTTCAGCGGATTCCCATGAATTCGCAAAACGCAGATCACGAATTGCCTTACCGGATCTATTCTTTGTATGTCGATGGGGATACCCTATGGGTCGGAACCTATGGACAAGGTCTCTGGATGGTTGATCTTCAACACGGAAAAGAAGCAATTCCTCTGATGGCTAGTGCTGAATCTGGGCAATTGATATCCAAGCACATTCGAGCGATTCATCGAGATCACGCCGGAAGATTGTGGTTTGCAACGGAGGCAGGTCTTGAGCAACTGCGAATGACGGAATCAGGAGTGCGGTTTACTTGCGTTCTTCCCGGGTACGAATTGCTGAGTCTGTATGAAGATATTGCGGGTCGAATGTGGTTAGGGACATTTGACCAAGGCGTCATTTGCTACGATGCAGCGATTGATTCGAAGACTGTGTATCAACTTGAGGAGGGCCTCCCCAGCAATACGGCCTTTGGAATATTGGGGGATGATGAGGGCGGAATTTGGGTGAGCTCTCCCAATGGAATTGCCGCCAAATTTCCGGAAGATTCAACCTTTACTACCCATTTTTCAGGCGATCATGAAGGACATGGAATGTACAACTATCATGCATATCAGCGCCGATCAGATGGGCATTTGATGTTTGGTGGAATTCATGGCTTTACAGTTTTCGATCCAGCGGAGGTGCGAGCTTATCGTCAGGGAGAGCATGCTCAATTGGTGATGACCAAGCTCACGGTCCGCAATCGAGAGATTCAGATTCAGGATGATTCGGAATTTCTTCCTAGCCCCCTGGACCAAATGGAGTCTTTGTCCTTTGGGCACAATCAGGCCAGCTTCGCGCTTGAGTTTGCCTTGCTGGATTTTGTCAATCCGGAGAATATCGAATACGGCTATCAGCTAGAAGGCTTGGATGAAACGTGGACTACCGAAATGGGAAAAGCCCGAGCAATATTTACCATTCAGAATCCCGGTACCTACACCCTGAATATCCGAGCCAGGCATGCCAAAGGAAAGAAAGGCTATCTCGTTCGGTCTTTGCAAATTGTGGTTTTGCCGCCTTGGTGGCGCACAAATTGGGCCTATGCGCTTTATTTCGGGGTGATGTTCGCGATAGCGTGGGTGCTGTATCTGGTGATGCAAGAACGGGTCCGATTGCGTCAGGTGATATTTCAGGAGCAATTGGAGATTCAGAAGCAGGAAGAATTGAACGAAACCCGCCAACAGTTCTTTACCAATGTCACCCACGAATTCCGAACGCCGTTGACGCTGATTCTCGGGACACTGGAAGAGATGATGTCGGGCGGACCGAGAGACTCTCGGACACAATCCAACATGACCCGTATCCGCAACAACGCCCGGAGACTCCTCAATCTCGTGACAGAGTTGATGACACTAGCTCGTCTGGAAAGCGGTCACATGAAACTAGAGCTGGCCAGATATGATGTCGCCACTTGCCTTTCCATGGTGCATCATAGTTTTGCCGATCGGGCTTTTGCGCAGGAAATTCGCTTCGAATATGCCGGACCGGATCATCCGATTTGGGCTTGGCTCGATCTAGACAAATTCGAAAAAATCCTCTTCAACCTGCTCTCCAATGCATTCAAGTTTACTCAGCAAGGAGGGACGATCCGGCTATCGATGAAGGCGCAGAGTGATCATTTTCAAATTGCGATTGAGGATTCAGGGGTGGGGATTTCGGAGAATGACTTGCCGTATGTATTTGACCGATATTTTTCCAAGACTGAATCAGATCAAACCGGTACGGGAATTGGCTTGGCGCTGACAAGACAGTTGGTGGACATGCACGGCGGGGTTATTCGGGTGGAAAGCCGCTTGGGAGTCGGGACCGAATTTATCTTGAGCTTTCCTTATGGAAATAAACCAGAACAGGCGTTTGCTAACGATTCCGAGTCTCTTCCCTTCCATACCCCGGCTCAGCCTACTTTAGCTCACGTACTCGAAAGCGAAGAGCTAGCAGGCTCCGAATCTCGGGATCGTCCCAAAATTCTAATTGTCGAGGATCATCCAGAAGTTCGGACGATGCTGCGGGACATGATGAGCGAACAATACGATTTGGAGGAAGCTCAGGATGGGCAATCGGGATTCGCGAAGGCCAAAGATATGGAGCCGGACCTCATATTGACCGATGTGATGATGCCTGTGATGAATGGCCTCGAACTCTGCGAAAAACTCAAGCAGGATCTCCAGACCAGTCATATTCCTGTACTGATGCTGTCTGCGAAGGCCGAATTGCCCGCTCGGATCGCTGGGTTGAAATCTGGTGCGGATGACTATCTAGCCAAGCCTTTCAGCCCAGAAGAACTTAAACTCAAGGTCCAGCATCTGATCGAAAACCGTCGCAAACTACAACAGCAATTTGTCCGGGTCATCAATCTCAAACCCAAGGATCTCGTTTTGCCGTCTGCTGATGAGACCTTCTTGGAGCAACTGACTGAAACGATAGAGGCTCACCTTTGGAATCCCGATTTCAATGTGAATGAGCTTGCCCTCAATCTTGCGGTGAGCCGTCCCATTCTTTTCAAGAAGATCAAGGCCCTGACCGGACAGACCCCCAAGAAGCTCATCAATAGCTACCGTCTCAAGCGCGCTGCACAGCTGCTCAAGGACAGCGACCGTTCCGTCTCCGAAATCGCCTACAGCGTCGGATTCCGCGATCCCAAGTACTTCTCACGCCTCTTCAAGGAGCAATACGAAATGGTGCCCCAAGAATTTGCCAAAACGGAGCCTTGA
- a CDS encoding glycoside hydrolase family 2 TIM barrel-domain containing protein, whose product MGWRIILMMLALPFTPGIAQESASSSRSMVNLNPSWRYIESQAEKPDLLPANGDNGWQQVDLPHSWNQYDATDLIPGYRRDVSWYVKDLQMDWNENARQFLYLEGANLVTSVFANGKWVGTHEGGYVGFRMELTDFLQKEGPNQIAIRVDNSHDHGIIPSNKADFFIFGGITRDVWLEERPLQHIHNLRIHTPNVSKSSAELTVSLDWHAENLKGTKLSAKLIHPDGKTEIWNTSQNLNRKASLTDFAWELPKVNDPLLWSPDNPNRYELELTWWNGHELIDQVSEKIGFRWFSFEAYGAFFLNGERLLLRGTHRHEDHAGYGAAIPNEVHRQDIQLIKDMGANFVRLGHYPQDPVVYEMCDSIGLIVWDELPWCRGGVGDQAWKSRTAKLLEEQILQNYNHPSIFFWALGNEVYWEPDFEGGGDPARINEFLKSLNDLSHELDPSRMTAIRKYYDGAHLVDVFSPSIWSGWYAGVYTNYQKSLETERTKYPQFLHMEYGGSSHAGRHTETPVTGIGVLSGDNWAEVSNQAHIKNIAKGGDWSENYIVDLFDWHLHVSEQLDWFAGNAQWAIKDFGTPLRPENAIPYINQKGLVDRAGNPKDAYYVFKSYWSDDPFAYIESHTWTYRTGHPDSSHLVKVFSNAAQVELIHQGISLGIKEKDLSQFPASGLAWNLPFAEGENELLAKGFDASGNEVCADTLHFEYVTETIGKPSELSLSAQKLPNGHYLVEAWMKDKAGNRCSDFEDRVYFGLSGLGELMQDLGTPTGSRSIEMANGRAAIEFIPSPEGRGTISVRSQHFKGGFLIFQDGEPQDSHDPAG is encoded by the coding sequence ATGGGATGGCGAATCATCCTGATGATGCTGGCCCTTCCTTTTACCCCGGGAATCGCACAAGAATCTGCGAGTTCGTCTAGGTCTATGGTCAATCTGAATCCCAGCTGGCGATACATCGAATCCCAGGCCGAAAAACCAGATCTCCTTCCTGCCAACGGGGACAATGGGTGGCAACAGGTCGACCTTCCACATTCCTGGAATCAATATGATGCAACTGATCTGATTCCAGGATATCGACGTGATGTCAGCTGGTACGTCAAGGATTTGCAGATGGATTGGAATGAAAATGCCCGCCAATTCCTGTATCTGGAAGGAGCCAATCTCGTGACATCCGTATTCGCAAATGGCAAGTGGGTAGGCACACACGAAGGTGGCTATGTGGGTTTCCGGATGGAATTGACTGATTTCCTTCAAAAGGAGGGCCCCAACCAAATTGCCATTCGGGTAGACAATAGCCACGACCATGGAATCATACCATCCAATAAAGCGGACTTCTTCATCTTTGGCGGGATCACCCGAGATGTTTGGTTAGAAGAACGCCCTCTACAACATATCCACAATCTCCGAATTCACACCCCAAATGTATCCAAGTCTTCAGCGGAACTCACCGTTTCATTGGACTGGCATGCTGAGAACTTGAAAGGAACTAAACTTTCTGCAAAGCTGATTCATCCTGATGGCAAGACTGAAATTTGGAATACCTCCCAAAATCTGAATCGAAAGGCATCCCTGACTGATTTCGCTTGGGAATTACCCAAGGTAAATGATCCATTGCTTTGGTCTCCGGACAACCCCAATCGCTACGAATTGGAATTGACGTGGTGGAATGGCCATGAACTCATAGATCAGGTTAGTGAAAAAATAGGATTTCGTTGGTTTTCATTTGAAGCGTATGGCGCCTTTTTCCTGAATGGTGAACGGTTGCTTTTGCGAGGAACCCACCGACACGAGGATCATGCTGGCTATGGGGCTGCGATTCCAAATGAGGTACATCGTCAAGACATTCAACTCATCAAAGACATGGGGGCCAATTTCGTGCGTCTAGGACATTATCCCCAAGATCCTGTGGTGTATGAAATGTGTGATTCAATTGGCTTAATCGTATGGGATGAATTGCCGTGGTGCCGTGGGGGAGTTGGTGATCAAGCATGGAAATCGCGAACAGCGAAACTCCTAGAAGAACAAATCCTTCAAAACTACAACCACCCTTCCATTTTCTTTTGGGCTTTGGGAAATGAGGTCTATTGGGAACCCGACTTTGAGGGCGGCGGAGATCCCGCTCGTATCAATGAATTTCTGAAGTCGCTCAATGACCTTTCCCACGAGCTCGATCCCAGTCGGATGACCGCCATTCGCAAATACTATGATGGAGCGCATCTAGTGGATGTTTTCTCGCCTTCGATTTGGTCGGGATGGTATGCAGGAGTTTATACCAATTACCAGAAGAGCCTTGAAACTGAGCGAACAAAGTACCCGCAATTTTTGCACATGGAGTATGGTGGCTCAAGTCATGCAGGGAGACATACTGAAACGCCCGTCACAGGAATCGGTGTCCTTTCAGGTGACAATTGGGCGGAAGTATCCAATCAAGCACATATCAAGAATATCGCAAAGGGCGGCGACTGGAGTGAAAACTATATCGTGGACTTGTTCGATTGGCACCTGCATGTATCGGAGCAATTGGATTGGTTTGCAGGGAATGCTCAATGGGCCATCAAGGATTTTGGCACTCCCTTGAGACCGGAAAATGCCATTCCTTATATCAACCAAAAAGGGCTTGTAGATCGAGCGGGCAATCCCAAAGACGCCTATTACGTCTTCAAAAGCTACTGGTCAGATGATCCATTTGCGTACATCGAAAGCCATACTTGGACCTATCGGACGGGGCATCCAGATTCCTCTCATCTCGTCAAGGTGTTTAGTAATGCCGCTCAGGTCGAATTGATTCATCAAGGTATTTCCCTTGGGATCAAAGAGAAAGATCTGTCCCAATTTCCTGCATCTGGATTAGCTTGGAATCTTCCATTCGCAGAAGGAGAAAACGAGTTGTTGGCAAAAGGCTTTGACGCTTCGGGAAATGAGGTTTGCGCAGATACGCTCCATTTTGAGTATGTCACAGAGACTATCGGCAAACCATCCGAATTGTCCCTTTCGGCTCAAAAGCTTCCAAATGGCCATTATTTGGTGGAAGCTTGGATGAAGGACAAGGCGGGAAATCGTTGTTCGGATTTTGAGGACCGGGTTTACTTCGGGTTGTCTGGCCTCGGGGAGTTGATGCAAGATCTTGGAACGCCCACTGGAAGTCGATCTATAGAAATGGCTAACGGAAGGGCGGCCATTGAATTTATTCCGTCACCAGAAGGCAGAGGAACCATTAGCGTTCGCTCTCAGCATTTCAAGGGAGGATTTTTGATTTTCCAAGATGGTGAGCCTCAAGACTCACATGATCCTGCAGGTTGA